The Tenrec ecaudatus isolate mTenEca1 chromosome 12, mTenEca1.hap1, whole genome shotgun sequence genomic interval CCTTAGCTGGGAAGGCATCATCCCGGCCTTCAgggtcctccctcccacccctacaTGCCTTCTCTTTTGACTCTCACCGCTACGACCTGTATAGATCGCCCTTTCCCACATAAGCTGGTCTTCACGGGTTCCAGGGGGCAGGTCAGGGACATActtgaagggccaccattcaaaACCTTCATTGTGAAGTTCAAGGGCTATGACACCTGTAAAGAGTGGGGCCCGGTTCCCAGGCCCCATGGGCGTCCTTACTGCGTGTTCTACTGGACAGGGTTATTAATAGCCTTAGCTGCACACAAGTACTGTGAACTGGACCGGGGCCTGCTGGAGGAGGAGAGATAAGAGTCTGGGAGGAAGCCTTCGGAAGTGCAGGCCCATAGGACCACCCTGAGCCCAAGGCATTGGCCTAAATGTGGACAGGGAAAGAGACTTGAGGCAAAGCCAGGGAGAAGGCGATCGATCACACAAGGTCCAGTGGGCAGTCAGTCAGTGCTTGAGCCTTCGTCCTGAAGTGCTAGAGCCTGAGCAGGAGTCAGCAGTACTGGGCAGTGTGGTGAAGGACCGGGCAGCAATCTGTCCCATTGGGCATGGCCTCAGCTAATAGCCAGGGTGAGGCCTCACTGTGGCTTAACAGGGAGGGGAGTAGAGGCAGGAGGTGGGACTCAAAAGGAGGGACACTTTTCCAAAGGCCTCCTATGGCTCACCCAGCATTCCCAGCAGGGAGGGGATAGTGCCCGTCAGGTAATGAAGCCAAGCTTCAAAAACCCAAATGGCATGCCCAGAGCCTCACAGCAATGCACATGGGGACTGGAGCCTGGCTAGGCAAATCAACCCCCAGACCCTGCAATTaatccattcatgcatccatcaatccatctaaTAAGCCCTCTCCCCAGCCTCCACTGATGCCCACCTAGGCCATTAgttgctgtcaagctgaccctaACCCATGATGGCCCTGATGTGTCAGGATAGAACCTGGCTCTACAGTGGTTGCTTTttcagaagatcaccaggcctttcctccaaggcacctctgggtagactcctaTCGCCAACCTTCCAGTGAGCTGCTCCCAGGTGAGTTGGCCACTGGCAGTACCCAGGGCTCCTCGCTCAGTCAGCAGGCCTCAGAGCTGTGCTCCTGGCTCCAGGCTGCCTGGCAAAaaccaggaagcacagggagactGTTCACAGGCAGTGGTTACTGAGCTTTCATGCTTCTGTGCTGATGCTAAGCCTAAGCTGACCGTTCCTCACAGGCTCTTGTTtgattctccccatgaccctgtaGGAGGAGCACTACTGCCGCCTCCATTATGCAAAGATGGGGGCACTGGAACCTAGAGGGATGTGACTGTAAGGGACGAGCAGATCTTGGGTGAAGACCCAGCTCAGCCTAGCCCGGGGTCCCTACTCTGACCAACAGATGGGAATTTCACCCAGGGTACCTCTGAGAGTGTTTGGCCCTAGGGTGCAGGGtgagtgggagggggaggcatCTCCTGGCCAGGCCACATCTGTTGCATCCTCTGTGGCCTGTGCCATCATAATCAGCCCCAACTATAAAACTGGGGGCTACAGGGCCCCTGGGAAGCTGGGCCTGCTGgcagaggaggagcaggaggtggCTCTGCCCCCTCCAAGTGTGGCCCCCCCATGGACACCAAGACCCAGAGCCTTCCCATAACCCAACCCCAGCCCCACAGCAGCTCTCGGTCCAAGAACCACACGTGCAGCCACTACTGCAATTGCAGCTCCCACTGCCAGGGCTGCAGTCTGAGCCAGCGGGGCAGCCGGAGCACCAGCCTGAACCCGCCCAGCCACCGCTGCCCAGGGAGCCACCGCAGCCTGGCCCACCAAAGCCAGAGTCCACAGCCTGGCCTGCCCCCAAAGCACTCCAAACAGACCATGCactcccaccacccacccacgaGGGTCACTGTCCCCCGCAGCAGCaactccaggagcagaaagcccttggCAGGAAGAGTGAACAAGAAGAAAAGCAAGAGGCGCCGGCAAGCACACAAACCCAGGAGGCGCCTGGGCCTCCCTGCAGGTGAGGAGGGGCTCCTGGAGGCCCATAGATAAGGGGGGCAGCCCAGCTGGGCTGAGGCAAAGGTCCTGCCTCATGGGTCACAGAGGGAAGAGTAATCATGGCAGTGGACAAGTTGAGTGTGTGATGCAAGGCCCCTCTGGGCCTAGTTCTTCAGATAAACTGGGTGGAGAAGATGAGCCAAGGGCAGATTCCATAGACTGAACCATGAAtgctgggtaggggtgggggtggggaatgggacTGGGTGGAGACATTTGAGATGGTTAGGCAGAGGGATTAATGAATGAGGATGATGGTTGCTTGGGTGGATTACAGGGTAAGGTTAAATAGAAGCGTGATTGGCAGGCTGTTACAGGAATGGTTGGTTGGGTCGATGGCTGAAAGGATGTGGTTGGTTGGCTAGATGAAGTGGATGTGCGTTTGTAGAGCTGATGTCACGGGATAGATGCTGGTCTGGGCCAGGTATCCTTGAATGGAATGTTGGATAAATGATGGAATGAGTGAAAAGTCAGGATGGGGGACGGATTCACATAGGCCAAAAGCACCTTTGAGAGAAGTCTGGGGCGCCAGAGGTCCCCAGTTTGGTTACAAAGAGGTACTTCACTTCAAAACTCAGAGGGTTAAGTAAGCTTACAAAGCAGCTATGAAAGAACGCCTTCTCTTTCCTATCCCTTAGGGCGGAAATACAACTAAGGAAACCTCACCCGGGTGTCCCTGTGGCGGTTTCATCCCGTGATGAGTGCCCCACTCGTGGAATGCCAGCGCCAACCTTGCTGCAGGAACACGTGACTGGGCGATTTCTATGCACACGATTAAAGCTGGTACACTGGAACCTGAAGCTTGTGCCAGCTCTCTGATTTCCCAGTGTCTGGGGGCTCCGTTGGCTACTTCAGGGGCAGGGCGGGTCCCAGTACCCAGGGACCCAAGAAGCCTTTGAGCTGGAAGTCTCTTGCTCTTGGGGCACATGCGTTTGAAAATCATTTGTCTTGTTGCCCCAGTTTCCAAGACGAGGGGTTTTCACACGGGAACGGACCACTGAAGCAAACGCATGTTCTCTTTGCCCAAATGCTCTCGTTTgcatttcaaactactaaccaaGCCAGTACACCACCAGCATGCCCTGCCAGTCACAACTTGGCACAAGAGACTTCAAGAGCCCTCTCAGGAAGAGGTCCGTTTCCTGACCACTGCGGGTCTGCCTATTTACGTGTGCCTAAAGACTGCCGACCTGCCATGGTCAGGAAACTGATCTCTTCCAGAGAGGTACACAGGCAGCGATGAGATGCTCAGTCACTCAGAGGCACATCAACGAGAAAcagcctcccccactcccatcaGCCCGCCCCCTTgacaagaggggaaaaaaatccaccaAGCAGACTGTTTCACTTGCTTGGTGAGTGAGTCGGCCACATTCAGGAAAGGGGACGGCAGATGGTAAATTCGCCCCAGGAGCAGGTCAGCGGACTGGAGTAGTCAACGCGAAGGGGAGTCTGGGGAAATGCACACGGCTGGGCTGGGGCGGAGCTCCCAACCATCACCTGCCCTGGGACCTGTCACTCCTGCTGGCCCTTAGGGTCATCCTCCTGGGGCTGGAATGGCATTTGATGTGCAAGCCCCCGAGGTTGTGCCGATGGGAATGCTGGGCTTTTGGAACAGCCCTCTGGGCCCCTGGGAGGAAGTCCACTTGCTAGATGGGGCGTGAGCTGGGGCTGAAGCCCAGCTGTGCCCCACCAGCCCTGGCCAGTGCCCTCTGCCTGGCATCACACTTCCTGCTTTCAGAGGGCACTGGTGATTCCAGGCAATCTCTGAGCCCAGTCTCCTCTCTTCCCCTGTCACAGCGACTCCTGCCAGCCTCCTGGGCCTGCCTCAGTCTCCACTggctctgcccctccctgggtGGGTCTATCTGCCCCCGGAACCTGAGAAAGCAAACAGCGgtgggtggtgggttcaaacctgagACTGTATGGTTATTAGCAGCTCAGCCCATAGCCCTCTGGGCCACTAGGGTCCCTTAAGCATACACACGACACGTGCAAACATGCTAAGACTCTTTCCAGTtgccaggaagaggaggcttcTGTTCTCTCCCCTACAACAAAGCAGCCTCTCTGACGGAGCTCCCCAAGGCCCTCCGCAAGGGCCGCCAGCCCTTGACAGTGCTGTCCCGCACCTAGCCACCGGCCCCAAGGACTGGACTGCGCCTCACTCAGGAGCTGCCGATCCATGCTCACACGCCCCTCAAATTCCTGTGACAGggtgaggggagggtggggagggcctCCCCCTCTACACAGCCGAGCATGACGGACAAAGCCTGGGAGAGACTCAGGAACAGAGGCTCAGAAGGGAGCCATCTGTTTCCTAAAGACATTTGGAGAAAACCAATGTTGGTGTGGTCAAGCCCCCACTCACGGTACTTCTGTGACCAAGCGGGGCACTGGCAGAGTAGGGCGAGGGTGCGGGTGGGGGTCCAGCTTCAACAGACACCAAAGATCTGGGGACCATTGGGAACTGGGTTGTGGGTAGAGCTTACAAGAGTTTGAAGGAGCTAACAGTAAAAGGCACGACCTCCCCGGGAGACCATTCCTGGGAAGCGTGGTTCTCAAAGGGCAGGCTGGCGAGCGAGGGCTTAGAAAGAAGCCAGGAGAGCCATGGAGCTCCAGGAAATACGCAGGGCAATAGCAAGGTgactcctcagaagaaaatgAGGGTCATGCGGGACAATGGGGCCGCAGGGGACCTGTCTAAATGGTGTCTGAATGACTGGGTGACAAGATGCCCAGTGGCGTCTCCTTGCTGCGTAGAGCTtcatccagaggaaagaaatgaaaacaatgtaTGTACCAGGGAAGAGCATGTGTCCCCAAATGTTCCGAGGACGGGGCTGCACACACGCATAAGACGCTGCGGGGCAGCCACAAGCACGACAGCAGGAGACCTGTAGGCTTAAGGCTGGCGGGGAGAGGAAGAACACTGCCTCCCTTTTGGAATTCTGTTGTGGAACTCATCTATTTTCCTCCAAGAGTAGGCTTGCTGGGGTTCAACTCCCTTCCAGATGGAACCACTGCCCAAAGCTGAGAGGGTGGGGCTGCTATGCCCAAGGAGAAGAATGGAGCTGAGGGGATGGGATGGTCACTAATAAactagaataggggtgcccaaagctCAGGGAGCTGAGTAACTGCCCCAGTGGGCCTGAAAAGAACTGAAGCCTAGGGCCGAGGAGCCTCCACTAACAAGCCGGGGGGCGTGGCCAATGCCCAGCATCTGCAGGGCAGGGCCCTTGCCCAGGAGGTCTTAGAGAATGGAGGATTATTTTCAGGCCTGGAGAGTTGTGTGATATACTTTTTCTGGGACTCGGTCTTGCCTTTATCCATCCTTGGCAGCAAATTTCTCCCATTTGCATTGCCTGGACTCTGGAAAGAGATTAACTGACATTCTAGATTTCACAGGTTCACTGATGAAGTTTGCCCCAAGATGGAAAAAGTTGAAAGTCTCCCCTACAGATGATTCAGATGAGATTTtgatttatgatttttaaaataacacaatAAAATGCTGGCGAGGTTGTGGGGAGATTGGAACTTTTATACACTgcaggcgcccccccccccccgccccccgcccagaGAAAACAGTGTGGTGCTAGGCACAGAAAGGTCTTAGGATTCGGCAACCCAGATAGGAAAGTTCACggaccaaggattgtaaataacaaaatccaagatcagaggagggaagtgtattggagcttaaattctgagcaccccactTGCAGAAGACTGTGGCGACAGTGAAGGCCAAAAATACACTCAGAGCTACCCCAAGGGTCCCTTGGACCATAGAACAGGGCTGTGAAGAGCCCTGCCCACAGAGCACAAACTACACAGAGATTATGTGAAGACCTAATCTGTAATATGAATAGACATGCACACCTGTGTCCACTGCTGGATTGTTCACGAAACCCAAAAGATGGAAAAGGCCTAAGTGCCCATCAGTGGATGAGCAAACACACACAGTGGTCACACAGACAATGGAATGAATACTATGTACCTAGGAAGGCGGGCAAGGGGGTCACAAAGCACTTCTTTTTAACATGAATGAATGTGGAGAATATTACACTGAgtgaaatcaatcaatcaatcacagAAAGACAACATTACCTGTCCCTCTATTTAAAGAAGTCAGGAAAGCACATTTCTTTGTTGGTTACCAGGTGTGGGAAGAGAGGGAAGGGGACTTACCttctagaagaaaaaaaagatggtatctggctaccactgctgtctGATCAGGGCCCTAGAAGGTCCTTGATGGGATGGGAGAAAACCGTAGTACCAGAGGCCTCAAAAGACCAGTCTTCCTGGACCAAGGGGACAGAGAGCAAGCCCCGAAACGCTCGCCATCTTTCAACGAAACAACAGACTGGCTCAAAAAATAAACAATACCACCATGAGTAAAGGGTCCCTTAAACAATAAACGACAGGAGACTAGATAGTCAGACAGCCAGGGAGGCTTAGGGCAATGGAAACACAACCAACAGTAGAAACGAGGCAGACGTATGATCACATGGTAGCGACTGCAAATTGTTAAAAGAGGAAACGAATTTTCTGGGTAAATGTTTACCtaaagcacaatgaaatattattttaagaTGGAGAATGTGATGAGGAGAATGTGTTTGGCATGTGGCCAAGGACGAGAGACTTGGAGGTCCTAGCAGCAGGAGGTCAGAATGAAATGTGCCCCCACAAGATGTGCTAAAAATCCTAACCTCCACATGTGTGGTTACCCTATTTGGAAATCggttttgttatgctaatgaggcaggTGTGTCTTAAATCAATCTCTTCTGAGATATTAAAGAGATTAAGCAAGCCATGGAGCAGGGCGGAGATGAGGGAAGCGATATGCTAAGGCAGAATGAAGACTgcccaggagtaaaatctcagaagagacaagggcctcccccagagctgacagagagagCAAGTCGCCCCCAGAACTGgtaccctgaattcagacttcttgcCTCTTAACCTGTTATTGCAGCCCTAGAGAACTagagccccagtggcacagtggttacatcttGGGAACCTCAAAGTCCATGGCTGGAAACCACCAGGCcctccatgggagagaggaagctttctgctcctataaagacaagggcagttttactctgtctcttagggttactatgagtcagagttgactcactgGCCGCAGGTTTGGCGTTAGAGAATTGTAATAGGCCCCTTCTCCCTGGTAGGCTGGATGCTAGGCTGTGGGCAGCGTGGTAGCCCTAGACTAGAAGCCACAGTCGACACCCAGCTGGGTCTGGACTCTGGGTATGCTGCTTCCCAGTTGTGTGGCCTAGGGCAAGGCACCTGGCTTCTCTGGGACTACAAAATGGGCAGTGATGCGGGCCAGCTGTAAAGACGTTTCTGGTCTTGTGGCAGTTGGAGGACCCTGCTCGGCCACGCCACAGCCAGGCAGACCTCTGTGCCTAGGCAGAATTGTGAGTTTTCACTTTCCCTTTCCTGCTCTGGTGGGAGCCTGCTGGGAAAAGCAGCCCCTCGCCAGGGCCAGTGCTCTCATCCTGAaactgccctctgccccagcagcCTGGGCCCTCCCAGTTCCCAGGGGAGGCTATGCCCCAGGGGCACTCCTTGCTGGCGACCGAGAGTCTGGATTGTGGGATCTGCTCCACATCCCTTGCCTTTATAAGGAGTGTTTTCGCTCCTGCAGTATTTCATCTGTGGGGGTTCACTATTAAGTAAGGGTCAGGGGTCGTCAGGCAGGCACGTGGAGCCAAACAAAGGATTCACCGCCCCATTTCCGATCAGAGCCAGTGCTATGGAGGGAACTTGACAACTGGCAGGACCAAGGATTGGGATGGAGGGTGGATT includes:
- the TNP2 gene encoding nuclear transition protein 2 is translated as MDTKTQSLPITQPQPHSSSRSKNHTCSHYCNCSSHCQGCSLSQRGSRSTSLNPPSHRCPGSHRSLAHQSQSPQPGLPPKHSKQTMHSHHPPTRVTVPRSSNSRSRKPLAGRVNKKKSKRRRQAHKPRRRLGLPAAAAPPISLAPPGFRGTRARREPPPAPPKGSSKACVKTLGPRPAAEQSELRPWQLHGSAPRSMRESRAGASRRPACGAPRPAASCTLALQLTASVSPISAPPDAMAHPSGRPRV